In one Aminivibrio pyruvatiphilus genomic region, the following are encoded:
- a CDS encoding Ppx/GppA phosphatase family protein, translating to MDTVKAVIDVGTNSIKFHAAKKKADGSLETVLDKNDIARLGEGLRETGLIAPEALERNALSVAAFAEKAKELGAVPEIVGTMALRTAKNAADFASRVKELTGLDVRIIPGEEEARLSYLAVLSGLPLAGGELVTFDTGGGSTEFVYGRGTEMVRKFSIPLGAVRITEEFFADDPVRPGSVDAAVKEIRSSLTGGGVLGSPEVIVGMGGTVTSLASVKFKMETYDPDVVQGSVLTLAELKDMAAMFASMTLEERKGVTGLQPKRADVILAGTCIVCAILELLGASSFTVSDRGLRHGLAYELFNQ from the coding sequence ATGGACACCGTCAAGGCAGTCATAGACGTCGGCACCAATTCCATCAAGTTCCACGCCGCGAAGAAAAAAGCGGACGGGTCCCTTGAGACCGTGCTGGACAAAAACGACATCGCCCGCCTCGGCGAGGGGCTCAGGGAAACGGGGCTGATCGCTCCGGAAGCCCTTGAACGGAACGCCCTGTCCGTGGCGGCCTTCGCAGAAAAAGCGAAGGAGCTGGGTGCCGTGCCGGAGATCGTAGGCACCATGGCCCTCCGGACGGCGAAGAACGCAGCGGACTTCGCCTCCAGGGTGAAGGAGCTTACGGGCCTCGATGTCAGGATCATTCCCGGCGAGGAGGAGGCCAGGCTTTCCTACCTTGCCGTCCTTTCCGGCCTTCCCCTCGCTGGAGGGGAGCTCGTCACCTTCGATACGGGCGGAGGAAGCACGGAATTCGTCTACGGCAGGGGCACGGAAATGGTGCGGAAGTTCAGCATACCCCTGGGGGCGGTGCGCATCACCGAGGAATTCTTCGCCGACGACCCGGTTCGTCCGGGCTCGGTGGACGCTGCGGTGAAGGAAATCCGCTCGAGCCTCACCGGCGGAGGGGTACTCGGCTCCCCCGAGGTGATCGTGGGCATGGGCGGAACCGTCACGAGCCTTGCATCCGTCAAGTTCAAAATGGAAACCTACGACCCCGACGTGGTCCAGGGGTCGGTCCTCACCCTGGCGGAGCTGAAGGACATGGCCGCCATGTTCGCCTCCATGACGCTGGAAGAGCGGAAAGGGGTGACGGGATTGCAGCCGAAGCGGGCTGATGTTATCCTTGCCGGAACATGTATCGTCTGCGCCATCCTGGAACTGCTCGGCGCCTCCTCGTTCACCGTGAGCGACAGGGGCCTGCGCCACGGGCTGGCCTACGAACTTTTCAACCAATAG
- a CDS encoding Bug family tripartite tricarboxylate transporter substrate binding protein: MKRIIAVLCIASLAVLGASAAFAAYPEKPIRVVNYVGPGGLMDVTSRKFVSIAKKFTDATFVVENREGAGGLVGMQAVLEQPADGYTVFAATTSNIAKVLTSKKDVDEFIWGFEWIAMLMKDPECLIAAKDSPLNTWEAVFKEAQEKKGAQLWTGPAAGGNDHLMAMKVWEKSGMSAKWIPYNTGPEAMMALLSGQGAVYVGNPADIGGREGFTIVAIARKERSPKFPDAPTFTELGIQGLEDEAMWRGFAMRKGSPEEAMAWWEDLLKKVAADPEWREFLEKDGIDVVDYGRPEFTAQIKKDIEDSTHYLKQYGLIK, encoded by the coding sequence ATGAAACGGATCATTGCCGTTCTGTGCATCGCGAGTCTCGCTGTGCTCGGGGCCTCGGCCGCCTTCGCGGCCTACCCTGAAAAACCCATACGAGTGGTCAACTACGTGGGACCGGGCGGCCTCATGGACGTGACGAGCAGGAAATTCGTCTCCATAGCCAAAAAATTCACCGACGCCACCTTCGTGGTGGAAAACAGAGAGGGCGCCGGCGGCCTGGTGGGGATGCAGGCGGTGCTCGAGCAGCCCGCCGACGGATACACCGTCTTCGCCGCCACCACGTCCAACATAGCGAAGGTGCTCACGTCCAAGAAGGATGTGGATGAGTTCATCTGGGGATTCGAATGGATCGCCATGCTCATGAAGGACCCCGAGTGTCTCATCGCTGCCAAAGACAGCCCCCTCAACACCTGGGAGGCCGTCTTCAAAGAAGCGCAGGAGAAAAAGGGCGCCCAGCTCTGGACAGGTCCCGCCGCGGGAGGCAACGACCACCTCATGGCCATGAAGGTCTGGGAGAAGAGCGGAATGAGCGCGAAGTGGATTCCCTACAACACAGGCCCTGAAGCCATGATGGCCCTTCTCAGCGGCCAGGGTGCGGTGTACGTGGGCAACCCCGCCGACATCGGCGGACGGGAAGGCTTTACCATCGTCGCCATTGCCCGCAAGGAGCGTTCCCCGAAGTTCCCGGACGCCCCCACCTTCACGGAACTCGGAATCCAGGGGCTCGAGGACGAGGCCATGTGGCGGGGCTTCGCCATGAGGAAGGGATCCCCCGAAGAAGCCATGGCCTGGTGGGAGGATCTTCTGAAAAAAGTGGCCGCCGACCCCGAGTGGAGGGAATTCCTGGAGAAGGACGGCATCGACGTGGTGGACTACGGCCGTCCCGAATTTACCGCCCAGATCAAGAAGGACATCGAGGACTCGACTCACTACCTCAAGCAGTACGGCCTGATCAAGTAA
- a CDS encoding tripartite tricarboxylate transporter TctB family protein, whose protein sequence is MLVFLSGGTGLLLWAAGLPAVLLAVWAATGRERLAPFRVRMLICAALLYLSFVFFFLSFGLEEIEAVGSSARTAPRLWAAGLALFTADQLRRTFQGRAPRDPESGDIRRVLATAAVVAFSLWGMDIVGYYLSSAVMLLVLCVLLGERRPLVVLSLAGGWVLFSWAVFSRMLTLNLPEGLFF, encoded by the coding sequence ATGCTCGTTTTTCTCTCGGGAGGCACAGGGCTGCTTCTCTGGGCCGCAGGCCTCCCGGCAGTGCTGTTGGCAGTGTGGGCCGCCACGGGACGGGAGCGCCTGGCCCCGTTCCGGGTCCGGATGCTCATCTGCGCGGCCCTTTTGTATCTTTCCTTCGTCTTTTTCTTTCTGTCCTTCGGTCTCGAGGAGATCGAGGCCGTGGGGAGCAGCGCCAGGACAGCGCCGAGGCTCTGGGCGGCGGGACTCGCCCTCTTTACCGCCGACCAGCTTCGCCGCACGTTCCAGGGCCGGGCTCCCCGTGATCCGGAAAGCGGCGACATCCGGCGGGTTCTCGCCACCGCGGCGGTGGTGGCCTTTTCCCTTTGGGGAATGGACATCGTTGGGTATTATCTGTCGTCGGCCGTCATGCTCCTCGTGCTCTGCGTCCTTCTCGGCGAGAGGCGTCCGCTCGTGGTCCTGTCCCTCGCCGGGGGATGGGTCCTGTTCTCCTGGGCCGTGTTCTCCCGAATGCTGACCCTCAATCTGCCCGAGGGGCTTTTTTTCTAA
- a CDS encoding tripartite tricarboxylate transporter permease encodes MEILSNLAEGLGALMAPVPLLVILAGVCVGILGGAMPGISPSMAVALLLPFTFGMSPAMGLVMLCAIYLAANYGGSVTAVMINTPGTPSAVVTAFDGYPLTRNGKAGTALGISLIASVVGGFVGIAILVLFSAPLARFALKFWPAEYFALAILGLSTIASLGGGRWLESFIAVLLGLLLNTIGLDPLSGVSRYTFDVLRLYDGFSFIPVLIGLFALSEVFSGIESGEIGHPPAAPDKERSPWPSLRDYMKLKFSMLRAGVLGTVIGIFPGAGGTIASFIAYDVEKRLSKNPAEFGQGAPAGVAAAEASNSASVGGALVPLLTLGIPGSSSAAVLIGALMIHNLQPGPELFTKHPEIVNTLFSSLLVANVFILALGLLGARLWIKAALIPKRLLYPLIFAFSFIGSYAVRSSVFDVGVCLVFGLVGWLLSRAKFPVSPVVLGMILGTMIEKNLRATLMMGGFSLFVQRPLSLTLLLLALASVAVPALRERRAARKGIL; translated from the coding sequence ATGGAAATCCTTTCGAATCTTGCTGAAGGGCTCGGCGCACTCATGGCCCCCGTTCCCCTTCTCGTGATCCTGGCAGGCGTGTGCGTTGGCATTCTCGGCGGGGCCATGCCCGGAATCTCGCCCTCCATGGCGGTGGCCCTGCTGCTTCCCTTCACCTTCGGCATGTCGCCGGCCATGGGACTCGTCATGCTCTGCGCCATCTACCTGGCGGCGAATTACGGCGGGTCCGTCACGGCGGTCATGATCAACACCCCGGGAACGCCTTCAGCGGTGGTCACCGCCTTCGACGGATACCCCCTCACCAGGAACGGGAAGGCGGGTACGGCCCTGGGCATCTCTCTCATCGCGTCGGTGGTGGGAGGATTTGTCGGCATCGCCATCCTGGTGCTCTTTTCCGCTCCCCTGGCCAGGTTCGCCCTGAAGTTCTGGCCTGCGGAATATTTCGCCCTGGCCATCCTGGGCCTTTCCACCATAGCCTCCCTTGGAGGCGGGCGGTGGCTCGAGTCCTTCATCGCCGTCCTTCTCGGCCTGCTGCTGAACACCATCGGACTGGATCCCCTCAGCGGGGTCAGCCGGTACACCTTCGATGTTCTCCGCCTGTACGACGGATTTTCCTTCATTCCCGTCCTCATCGGCCTGTTCGCCCTGAGCGAGGTATTCTCCGGCATCGAGTCGGGGGAAATCGGACATCCTCCGGCAGCCCCCGACAAAGAACGGTCGCCCTGGCCCAGCCTCAGGGATTATATGAAGCTGAAGTTCTCCATGCTCCGGGCGGGAGTCCTTGGAACAGTGATCGGCATATTCCCTGGTGCCGGAGGTACGATAGCCTCATTCATCGCCTATGACGTGGAAAAGCGCCTGAGCAAAAACCCCGCCGAGTTCGGTCAGGGTGCTCCCGCAGGCGTGGCGGCCGCTGAGGCGTCCAACAGCGCGTCCGTCGGCGGAGCCCTTGTTCCGCTGCTGACTCTCGGCATTCCGGGAAGCTCGTCGGCGGCAGTCCTCATCGGGGCCCTCATGATCCACAACCTCCAGCCCGGGCCGGAGCTCTTCACCAAGCATCCGGAGATAGTCAACACCCTTTTCTCCAGCCTCCTGGTGGCCAATGTGTTCATCCTGGCCCTCGGTCTCCTCGGCGCCAGGCTCTGGATCAAGGCCGCCCTCATACCGAAGCGGCTGCTCTATCCCCTCATTTTCGCCTTTTCCTTCATCGGCAGCTACGCGGTGCGGTCCTCCGTCTTTGACGTGGGGGTGTGCCTCGTTTTCGGCCTCGTGGGATGGCTTCTCTCCAGGGCGAAGTTTCCCGTTTCCCCCGTGGTCCTCGGAATGATCCTCGGCACCATGATCGAGAAGAATCTCAGGGCGACCCTCATGATGGGAGGATTCTCCCTCTTCGTGCAGCGGCCCCTTTCCCTGACCCTGCTTCTTCTGGCCCTCGCCTCGGTGGCTGTGCCCGCCCTGCGGGAGCGGAGAGCTGCCCGGAAGGGAATACTGTGA
- a CDS encoding Na/Pi cotransporter family protein — protein MSTHLFSYFNILGGLALFLYGVEKTTAAFGSSFGAGSKDLMVRFTRQKPMAFLFGVALAAIAQGSTVATSFAIGFVDVGMLSFAGSVVVMMGASVGGTFVTFLLSLDIAVISPLLFAVSLLLVRYGRGKAYRLGTVLQGLSLLLLGMFVLKLGVQPLLATPGFAALAAHAGENGFLTGIAAFVVTAILQNSSAVMALAVTLATSGAMPVAAVLPVILGSHVGSSVTTLIAGMSGKQNARKLGICSFVYKVLCLPLYIPVLPWFENYIFNGPGGLASKIVLAQVGVALYNAVVFYPFTETLARFSAAIAERAGRERLAAPVYLDEDLLEIPSLAILLLSKEMIRLANYIEMYCQVLFVSGPNGNKVFQELPGAIRELSEACEEYMYGIHIPSDDDVLRENYSTVSYSMVSFRQMAKILSGELRLLAEAGVGGQLARELGKTTWDELTRVAMTDIRLALRAFALGDVDFAVVAGKYEREFEELDRRIRLRLGADALNRRELAPLVDFLSQIFLLVKTSLEIARGEAYREGMVRK, from the coding sequence GTGAGCACCCATCTTTTTTCGTACTTCAATATCCTGGGCGGTCTGGCTCTTTTTCTTTACGGTGTCGAAAAAACCACCGCCGCCTTCGGATCCAGTTTCGGTGCCGGTTCAAAGGACCTGATGGTTCGTTTTACCCGGCAGAAACCCATGGCCTTCCTTTTCGGCGTGGCCCTTGCTGCCATCGCCCAGGGGAGCACCGTGGCCACGTCCTTCGCCATAGGCTTCGTGGACGTGGGCATGCTCTCCTTTGCCGGCTCCGTGGTGGTGATGATGGGGGCCAGCGTGGGAGGCACCTTCGTGACCTTCCTGCTCAGCCTCGACATCGCCGTCATCTCACCGCTCCTTTTCGCGGTAAGCTTGCTCCTTGTCCGGTATGGCCGGGGGAAGGCCTATCGGCTCGGCACTGTCCTCCAGGGGCTTTCCCTCCTTCTTTTGGGCATGTTCGTCCTCAAACTCGGGGTTCAGCCTCTCCTGGCGACCCCCGGTTTTGCGGCCCTGGCGGCCCATGCGGGGGAAAACGGCTTTTTGACGGGAATCGCGGCCTTTGTCGTCACGGCCATTCTGCAAAACAGCTCCGCCGTCATGGCCCTGGCGGTGACCCTTGCCACCTCCGGCGCCATGCCGGTGGCGGCGGTCCTCCCGGTGATTCTGGGATCCCACGTGGGGTCCTCGGTGACAACCCTCATCGCGGGCATGTCGGGCAAACAGAACGCCAGGAAACTCGGCATCTGCTCCTTTGTCTACAAGGTGCTCTGCCTTCCCCTGTACATTCCCGTCCTTCCGTGGTTTGAAAACTACATCTTCAACGGGCCCGGGGGATTGGCGAGCAAGATCGTCCTTGCTCAGGTCGGGGTGGCCCTGTACAACGCCGTCGTTTTCTACCCTTTCACGGAAACCCTCGCCCGATTCTCCGCCGCCATCGCCGAGCGAGCGGGGCGGGAGCGCCTGGCTGCCCCGGTCTATCTCGACGAGGATCTACTTGAAATACCGTCCCTGGCCATCCTGCTGCTTTCGAAAGAGATGATCAGGCTGGCGAACTACATCGAAATGTACTGCCAGGTTCTCTTCGTTTCCGGCCCGAACGGAAACAAGGTGTTCCAGGAGCTTCCCGGGGCCATCCGGGAACTTTCGGAGGCATGCGAGGAGTACATGTACGGCATCCACATCCCATCGGACGACGACGTTCTTCGGGAAAACTACTCCACGGTGTCCTATTCCATGGTATCCTTCCGGCAGATGGCGAAAATTCTTTCCGGGGAGCTGCGGCTTCTCGCCGAGGCAGGAGTGGGAGGGCAGCTCGCCAGGGAGCTCGGGAAGACCACCTGGGACGAGCTCACCAGGGTGGCCATGACGGATATCCGGCTTGCCCTGAGGGCCTTCGCCCTGGGGGACGTGGATTTCGCCGTCGTTGCCGGGAAATATGAACGGGAGTTTGAGGAACTGGACAGGAGAATCCGGCTGCGCCTCGGCGCGGACGCCCTCAACCGCAGGGAGCTCGCTCCCCTCGTGGACTTCCTGTCCCAGATTTTCCTTCTCGTGAAGACATCCCTCGAGATTGCCCGGGGTGAAGCCTACCGGGAAGGTATGGTTCGGAAATAG
- the phoU gene encoding phosphate signaling complex protein PhoU yields the protein MTHGKNNKSIQAFLYASDRERIVTTVIRMGEMAADALQNAVNALFNHDAILAQKVIFNDDFIDRLEEAVDQECLGSIAMRSPGKEELCFVFGVLKIITDLERIGDQAVNIAEKALKIRSATAFPKKDRILSMLDTVLSMFRHALEAFRTGDREAASALWKQDDVVDEIYAQCYEEFIDSAIAGAAGNHEEVERGAVELWAARHLERAGDHVINIAERVYFMVEGKYFPSREEREKNRKTDDRTNR from the coding sequence GTGACCCACGGAAAAAACAACAAGTCCATTCAGGCCTTTCTTTATGCGTCCGACCGGGAACGCATCGTCACCACGGTGATCCGGATGGGGGAGATGGCGGCGGACGCTCTTCAAAATGCGGTGAATGCCCTTTTCAACCATGATGCGATCCTGGCCCAGAAAGTCATCTTCAACGACGACTTCATCGACAGGCTGGAGGAGGCCGTGGACCAGGAGTGCCTCGGATCCATCGCCATGAGAAGCCCCGGCAAGGAAGAGCTCTGCTTTGTTTTCGGTGTCCTGAAAATCATCACAGACCTGGAGCGTATCGGCGACCAGGCGGTGAATATCGCCGAAAAAGCCCTGAAGATACGGAGTGCCACCGCCTTCCCCAAGAAGGACAGGATCCTGTCCATGCTGGACACGGTACTCTCCATGTTCCGCCATGCCCTCGAGGCATTCCGCACCGGCGACAGGGAGGCCGCCTCCGCCCTCTGGAAGCAGGACGACGTGGTGGATGAGATCTACGCCCAGTGCTACGAAGAATTTATCGATTCGGCCATCGCCGGGGCAGCGGGAAACCACGAGGAGGTGGAGCGGGGGGCCGTGGAACTGTGGGCCGCCCGTCACCTCGAAAGGGCGGGAGACCACGTGATCAATATCGCGGAGAGGGTCTATTTCATGGTGGAGGGCAAGTATTTCCCGAGCAGGGAAGAACGGGAAAAGAACAGGAAAACGGATGACAGGACAAATCGATGA